One stretch of Mangifera indica cultivar Alphonso chromosome 9, CATAS_Mindica_2.1, whole genome shotgun sequence DNA includes these proteins:
- the LOC123225897 gene encoding stomatal closure-related actin-binding protein 3-like isoform X2 — protein sequence MTKISPEVEENMPTVSVLPVSADVSFASNCFPKYKLGPDNQIVEEPKEDSKGLSLKEVVEQETAQLTEQHKRLSVRDLASKFDKNLTAAAKLADEAKLREVASLEGHVLLKKLRDALEALRGRMAGRNKDDVEKAISMVEALAVKLTQKEGELIQEKFEVKKLANFLKQASEDAKKLVNQEKSFACAEIESARAVVQRFGEALEEEERNSPKPKTQDVEELVEEVQEARRIKQLHQPTKVLDMEHELRALRAQLREKSLLSAKFQKQLAMSKRAEDNKCHLYCLDGSEMLGSYLHIQPCSDISPQLSKCSIQWYRVSPDGSQREAISGANKSAYAPEPFDVGQVLQADIHLNGQKVTVSSAGPIEPDTGLGSHVETLLRKSSSEFNVVVSQMNGQDYSSHSNHVFNVGKMRIKLCRGWITKARENYHTSMQLCGFRGDGNAAAKSLFWQARKGLTFVLTFESERARNAAITIARKHALDCNGQVMLAGPEDRV from the exons ATGACAAAGATAAGTCCTGAAGTCGAAGAAAATATGCCAACAGTATCTGTTCTGCCGGTTTCAGCCGATGTGAGTTTTGCTTCTAATTGCTTCccaaaatataaattaggaCCAGATAATCAGATTGTGGAAGAGCCAAAGGAGGATAGCAAGGGTTTATCATTGAAGGAAGTTGTTGAACAAGAGACTGCCCAGTTAACTGAGCAGCACAAGCGGCTGTCAGTTCGTGACCTTGCCAGTAAATTTGACAAGAACTTGACTGCTGCTGCCAAATTGGCTGATGAG GCAAAGCTAAGAGAGGTGGCTTCTTTGGAGGGACATGTTCTTTTGAAAAAGCTTAGAGATGCATTAGAAGCTCTGAGAGGGCGTATGGCAGGGCGAAACAAAGATGATGTAGAGAAAGCTATCTCTATG GTGGAGGCTCTAGCGGTTAAGTTGACCCAAAAGGAAGGAGAACTAATTCAAGAGAAGTTTGAAGTGAAAAAGCTAGCAAACTTTCTTAAACAG GCTTCTGAAGATGCTAAAAAGTTGGTTAACCAAGAAAAATCTTTTGCTTGTGCTGAAATTGAAAGTGCTAGGGCTGTGGTACAGAGATTTGGGGAGGCTCTTGAGGAGGAAGAAAGAAATTCTCCTAAACCTAAAACTCAG GATGTGGAGGAACTGGTAGAGGAGGTTCAAGAGGctagaagaattaaacaactgcATCAACCAACCAAG GTTTTAGATATGGAACACGAGCTTCGTGCACTAAGAGCTCAGCTACGGGAGAAGTCACTGTTGTCGGCTAAGTTTCAAAAACAG CTGGCAATGAGCAAGAGAGCTGAGGACAATAAGTGTCACTTGTACTGCTTAGATGGTTCTGAAATGCTGGGCTCATATCTGCATATTCAGCCTTGCTCAGATATTTCTCCACAGCTTTCAAAATGTTCAATTCAATGGTATCGTGTATCACCTGATGGCAGCCAAAGGGAAGCTATCTCAG GTGCCAATAAGTCAGCATATGCTCCTGAACCATTTGATGTCGGACAAGTTTTACAGGCCGATATTCATTTAAATGGCCAGAAAGTCACAGTTTCCTCTGCTGGTCCCATAGAACCTG ATACAGGATTGGGAAGCCATGTGGAGACACTTTTGCGGAAATCTAGCAGTGAATTTAAT GTGGTTGTTTCTCAAATGAATGGACAAGATTATTCATCACATTCTAATCATGTATTTAATGTGGGGAAGATGCGGATTAAGCTCTGTAGAGGGTGGATCACAAAGGCCAGAGAAAATTATCACACATCAATGCAG CTGTGTGGATTTAGAGGCGACGGTAATGCCGCAGCCAAGTCATTGTTTTGGCAAGCAAGGAAGGGACTCACATTTGTATTAACATTTGAATCAGAGAGAGCGAGAAACGCAGCAATTACAATTGCTAGAAAACATGCTCTTGATTGCAAT GGACAGGTGATGCTTGCCGGACCGGAGGATCGAGTATAG
- the LOC123225897 gene encoding stomatal closure-related actin-binding protein 3-like isoform X1, whose product MTKISPEVEENMPTVSVLPVSADVSFASNCFPKYKLGPDNQIVEEPKEDSKGLSLKEVVEQETAQLTEQHKRLSVRDLASKFDKNLTAAAKLADEAKLREVASLEGHVLLKKLRDALEALRGRMAGRNKDDVEKAISMVEALAVKLTQKEGELIQEKFEVKKLANFLKQASEDAKKLVNQEKSFACAEIESARAVVQRFGEALEEEERNSPKPKTQDVEELVEEVQEARRIKQLHQPTKVLDMEHELRALRAQLREKSLLSAKFQKQLAMSKRAEDNKCHLYCLDGSEMLGSYLHIQPCSDISPQLSKCSIQWYRVSPDGSQREAISGANKSAYAPEPFDVGQVLQADIHLNGQKVTVSSAGPIEPDTGLGSHVETLLRKSSSEFNVVVSQMNGQDYSSHSNHVFNVGKMRIKLCRGWITKARENYHTSMQQLCGFRGDGNAAAKSLFWQARKGLTFVLTFESERARNAAITIARKHALDCNGQVMLAGPEDRV is encoded by the exons ATGACAAAGATAAGTCCTGAAGTCGAAGAAAATATGCCAACAGTATCTGTTCTGCCGGTTTCAGCCGATGTGAGTTTTGCTTCTAATTGCTTCccaaaatataaattaggaCCAGATAATCAGATTGTGGAAGAGCCAAAGGAGGATAGCAAGGGTTTATCATTGAAGGAAGTTGTTGAACAAGAGACTGCCCAGTTAACTGAGCAGCACAAGCGGCTGTCAGTTCGTGACCTTGCCAGTAAATTTGACAAGAACTTGACTGCTGCTGCCAAATTGGCTGATGAG GCAAAGCTAAGAGAGGTGGCTTCTTTGGAGGGACATGTTCTTTTGAAAAAGCTTAGAGATGCATTAGAAGCTCTGAGAGGGCGTATGGCAGGGCGAAACAAAGATGATGTAGAGAAAGCTATCTCTATG GTGGAGGCTCTAGCGGTTAAGTTGACCCAAAAGGAAGGAGAACTAATTCAAGAGAAGTTTGAAGTGAAAAAGCTAGCAAACTTTCTTAAACAG GCTTCTGAAGATGCTAAAAAGTTGGTTAACCAAGAAAAATCTTTTGCTTGTGCTGAAATTGAAAGTGCTAGGGCTGTGGTACAGAGATTTGGGGAGGCTCTTGAGGAGGAAGAAAGAAATTCTCCTAAACCTAAAACTCAG GATGTGGAGGAACTGGTAGAGGAGGTTCAAGAGGctagaagaattaaacaactgcATCAACCAACCAAG GTTTTAGATATGGAACACGAGCTTCGTGCACTAAGAGCTCAGCTACGGGAGAAGTCACTGTTGTCGGCTAAGTTTCAAAAACAG CTGGCAATGAGCAAGAGAGCTGAGGACAATAAGTGTCACTTGTACTGCTTAGATGGTTCTGAAATGCTGGGCTCATATCTGCATATTCAGCCTTGCTCAGATATTTCTCCACAGCTTTCAAAATGTTCAATTCAATGGTATCGTGTATCACCTGATGGCAGCCAAAGGGAAGCTATCTCAG GTGCCAATAAGTCAGCATATGCTCCTGAACCATTTGATGTCGGACAAGTTTTACAGGCCGATATTCATTTAAATGGCCAGAAAGTCACAGTTTCCTCTGCTGGTCCCATAGAACCTG ATACAGGATTGGGAAGCCATGTGGAGACACTTTTGCGGAAATCTAGCAGTGAATTTAAT GTGGTTGTTTCTCAAATGAATGGACAAGATTATTCATCACATTCTAATCATGTATTTAATGTGGGGAAGATGCGGATTAAGCTCTGTAGAGGGTGGATCACAAAGGCCAGAGAAAATTATCACACATCAATGCAG CAGCTGTGTGGATTTAGAGGCGACGGTAATGCCGCAGCCAAGTCATTGTTTTGGCAAGCAAGGAAGGGACTCACATTTGTATTAACATTTGAATCAGAGAGAGCGAGAAACGCAGCAATTACAATTGCTAGAAAACATGCTCTTGATTGCAAT GGACAGGTGATGCTTGCCGGACCGGAGGATCGAGTATAG